A single genomic interval of Isorropodon fossajaponicum endosymbiont JTNG4 harbors:
- the folP gene encoding dihydropteroate synthase, which produces MQSSNAMIMGVLNVTPDSFSDGGQYLAIDKAINQAQLMVDQGADMIDIGGESTRPNALQVSIDDEVSRVIPVIKALSKLISVPISIDTSKAKIMQLAIEAGASMINDVRALQAKSSLEVVASTAKDVCLMHMQGDSKTMQNNPVYTDVIDEVKHFFDQRIEACIGAGISQNKIILDPGFGFGKTLNHNLEILRRLDEFKSFGLRVLVGMSRKSMIGSMLNNRNTDGRMIGSVTTAIIASQNGANIVRVHDVLETKDAFKVLQSVTGE; this is translated from the coding sequence ATGCAATCTTCTAATGCAATGATTATGGGTGTGCTTAATGTCACACCCGATTCTTTTTCAGATGGCGGTCAATATCTTGCCATTGACAAAGCCATTAATCAGGCTCAACTAATGGTTGACCAAGGTGCTGATATGATTGATATTGGTGGCGAGTCAACCAGACCCAATGCCCTGCAAGTATCCATTGATGACGAAGTCAGCCGTGTTATTCCTGTTATTAAAGCGTTATCTAAATTAATCAGTGTGCCGATTTCCATTGACACTTCAAAAGCAAAAATCATGCAACTTGCCATTGAGGCAGGGGCAAGTATGATTAATGATGTACGTGCTTTGCAAGCTAAATCATCCCTTGAAGTGGTGGCATCAACTGCTAAGGATGTGTGCCTTATGCACATGCAAGGCGACTCTAAAACAATGCAAAACAACCCTGTTTATACAGATGTCATTGATGAAGTAAAACATTTTTTTGATCAAAGAATTGAGGCTTGCATTGGCGCTGGTATTAGCCAAAATAAGATTATTCTAGACCCGGGTTTTGGCTTTGGTAAAACACTCAATCACAATCTTGAAATCCTACGTCGCCTTGACGAGTTTAAAAGCTTTGGTTTGAGGGTTTTGGTGGGTATGTCGCGCAAATCAATGATTGGTAGTATGCTTAATAATAGAAACACAGACGGAAGAATGATTGGTAGTGTAACAACCGCTATAATAGCATCTCAAAACGGTGCAAATATTGTACGTGTGCACGACGTTTTAGAAACTAAAGATGCGTTTAAGGTTTTACAAAGCGTAACAGGAGAGTAA
- the glmM gene encoding phosphoglucosamine mutase has product MGNYFGTDGIRGKVGVEPITADFFLKLGWAVGSVLAKQGKASVIIGKDTRVSGYLFESALEAGFLSAGVDVGLLGPMPTPAVAYLTQTYNANAGVVISASHNHFQDNGVKFFSAKGLKLSSQDQSEIEKKLAEPMVSVGADKIGKAHRHEQPLGRYIEFCKSTFDRTQSLLGLNIVIDCANGATYHIAQSVFSELGANINIINNTPDGFNINEHCGATDTKHLQQVVLESKADLGIAFDGDGDRLMMVDENGELVDGDELVFIIAKAWQSQGRLVNNTVVGTKMSNLGMRHALRDLDIKFIEADVGDRFVMEQMQKSGSILGGEGSGHIICLNKTTSGDGIISALQVLEVLAKSQSSLAKLKQSMSKYPQVLINVKTQTRINLENHTKLQQTQLEVEQTLGDEGRVLIRVSGTEPLIRVMVEAKDKIIAQQDAEKLSNIFK; this is encoded by the coding sequence TTGGGTAATTATTTTGGTACTGATGGCATACGTGGCAAGGTAGGTGTTGAGCCTATTACCGCTGATTTTTTCTTAAAATTAGGCTGGGCAGTTGGTTCGGTACTAGCCAAACAAGGTAAAGCCAGTGTTATTATTGGCAAAGACACTCGCGTATCTGGTTATTTATTTGAATCTGCGCTTGAGGCTGGGTTTTTATCCGCCGGTGTTGATGTTGGCTTGCTAGGTCCGATGCCAACACCTGCAGTTGCCTACCTAACGCAAACTTATAATGCCAATGCTGGCGTAGTCATTAGCGCTTCACACAATCATTTTCAAGACAATGGTGTTAAGTTTTTTTCTGCCAAAGGTCTTAAATTAAGCAGCCAAGACCAAAGCGAAATTGAGAAAAAATTAGCCGAGCCCATGGTTAGCGTAGGGGCTGACAAGATTGGCAAAGCCCATAGACACGAACAACCGCTTGGGCGTTATATCGAATTTTGCAAATCAACTTTTGACCGAACACAAAGTCTTTTAGGGCTTAATATCGTCATTGATTGTGCAAATGGCGCTACTTATCACATTGCCCAAAGCGTGTTTTCAGAACTGGGTGCAAATATTAATATCATCAACAACACGCCAGATGGCTTTAATATTAATGAGCATTGTGGCGCAACCGACACCAAACACCTGCAACAAGTGGTATTAGAGTCAAAAGCAGATTTGGGCATTGCCTTTGATGGCGATGGCGATCGCTTAATGATGGTTGATGAAAATGGTGAGTTGGTTGATGGTGACGAGCTGGTATTTATTATTGCCAAGGCTTGGCAATCTCAAGGTAGGCTGGTTAATAACACAGTGGTTGGCACAAAAATGAGCAACTTAGGCATGCGCCACGCACTAAGAGATTTAGACATTAAATTTATTGAGGCTGATGTGGGCGATCGCTTTGTGATGGAGCAAATGCAAAAAAGCGGCTCAATATTAGGTGGCGAAGGTTCAGGGCATATTATATGCCTGAATAAAACCACCTCTGGCGATGGCATTATTTCTGCTTTGCAAGTATTAGAAGTACTGGCAAAAAGCCAATCCAGCCTTGCTAAGTTAAAGCAATCAATGAGTAAATATCCCCAAGTTTTAATTAATGTCAAAACCCAAACAAGAATTAATCTTGAAAATCACACCAAGCTACAACAAACTCAACTCGAAGTTGAGCAAACACTTGGTGATGAGGGTCGAGTATTAATTCGCGTTTCAGGCACAGAGCCACTTATAAGAGTAATGGTTGAAGCTAAAGATAAAATTATTGCTCAGCAAGACGCTGAAAAACTATCAAACATTTTTAAATAG